The Arachis hypogaea cultivar Tifrunner chromosome 19, arahy.Tifrunner.gnm2.J5K5, whole genome shotgun sequence genome has a window encoding:
- the LOC112775760 gene encoding uncharacterized protein, giving the protein MSQQQQQNSNIPVSEVFWTLADKADKKFSNIRDLPYYQRSRHDTYFYKVFKVYTQLWKFQQENRQKLVEAGLKRWEIGDIASRIGQLYFGQYMRTSEANYLSESYIFYEAILTREYFKEGLFQDVNIANKQLRFLARFLMVCLVLNRREMVQQLVNQLKVLVDECKRTFQESDFKEWKLVLQEIVKFLKADTAFINIRPLRYSLVLDPHPDTLPHVAAAITKRSLKLRDAVLSSFHPNEVKFSDITLDTFRMLQCLEWEPSGSFYQSTGSKLGQNGATGASRISYSQEIADPTLPANPRKAVLYRPSLTHFVAVLATICEELPSDGILLVYLSASGSCTAAKNESGCIPLGPRGDGGPNCVYPSDFLPFTRRPLLLVIDNDNSKAFKVISGAEKGESIAMLLSPSCSPSIASDSSSHISNGSIFTMFLTAPLQAFCLLLGFSGTDIDLDKYNNAEMLLSSSLNNWGAVLATTDTLNPVWGQVLGDPFIRRILLRFMFCEAVLTLYTPAQDKSEFLPTCVPSLPTPVLPPNYSYQNVILQLAGIFGATKYFVFSEDDLADKTQTNLEL; this is encoded by the exons atgtCGCAACAACAACAGCAGAACAGCAACATACCAGTGAGCGAGGTTTTCTGGACTCTCGCTGATAAAGCCGACAAGAAGTTCTCCAACATCAGAGACTTGCCTTATTACCAGCGCTCTAG GCATGATACATACTTTTATAAGGTGTTCAAGGTGTACACACAATTGTGGAAGTTTCAACAGGAGAACCGGCAGAAGCTGGTAGAAGCAGGGCTAAAAAGATGGGAGATTGGTGACATTGCATCTCGCATTGGACAGCTATATTTTGGGCAGTATATGCGCACAAGTGAGGCGAATTATCTATCAGAGTCATACATATTCTATGAAGCCATATTGACGAGGGAGTATTTTAAGGAGGGGCTGTTTCAAGATGTGAATATTGCAAACAAACAATTGAGGTTTCTTGCACGGTTCCTGATGGTGTGTTTGGTCTTAAACCGAAGGGAAATGGTGCAGCAATTGGTTAATCAGCTTAAAGTATTAGTAGATGAATGCAAGAGGACATTCCAG GAAAGTGACTTTAAAGAATGGAAGCTGGTGCTTCAAGAAATAGTCAAATTTTTAAAAGCTGACACAGCTTTTATCAATATCAGACCCTTGAGATACAGTCTAGTTTTGGACCCTCATCCAGATACTTTACCACATGTTGCTGCAGCTATCACAAAACGAAGTTTAAAATTAAGAGATGCTGTCTTAAGTAGTTTCCATCCAAATGAG GTTAAGTTTTCAGATATTACTCTCGACACTTTTCGGATGCTTCAATGCCTGGAGTGGGAACCTAGTGGCTCATTTTACCAGTCTACTGGTTCAAAACTTGGTCAGAATGGAGCCACTGGGGCTAGTCGTATTAGTTACTCCCAAGAAATTGCTGATCCTACCTTACCTGCAAATCCACGGAAAGCTGTGTTATACCGTCCATCATTAACCCATTTTGTAGCT GTTCTTGCCACAATTTGTGAGGAGCTTCCTTCTGATGGTATTCTCCTTGTATACTTGTCGGCTTCAG GATCTTGCACTGCTGCAAAGAATGAATCTGGTTGTATACCCCTTGGTCCTCGCGGAGATGGAG GACCAAACTGTGTATACCCATCTGACTTTCTACCATTTACAAGAAGACCACTTCTTCTGGTCATCGATAATGATAACAGCAAAGCATTTAAG GTTATATCCGGAGCCGAAAAGGGAGAATCGATTGCTATGCTCCTTTCTCCAAGCTGTTCACCTTCAATTGcatctgattcttcctctcaTATTTCAAATGGTAGTATATTCACCATGTTTCTTACCGCTCCCCTGCAAGCTTTCTGTCTGCTGCTAGGATTTTCAGGCACTGATATTGATTTG GACAAATATAACAATGCTGAAATGCTGCTCTCATCTTCATTAAACAACTGGGGAGCTGTGTTGGCGACCACGGACACACTCAATCCTGTATGGGGACAGGTTTTAGGTGATCCCTTTATAAGGAGAATTCTTTTAAG ATTCATGTTTTGTGAAGCAGTATTGACCTTGTACACTCCAGCTCAAGACAAAAGTGAGTTCCTTCCGACATGTGTCCCTTCTCTTCCAACGCCTGTCCTGCCACCAAATTATTCCTATCAGAATGTAATTCTGCAACTCGCCGGAATTTTCGGTGCAACTAAGTATTTCGTCTTCTCAGAGGATGATCTTGCTGACAAAACACAAACAAACCTGGAGTTGTAG
- the LOC112776737 gene encoding V-type proton ATPase subunit E codes for MNDADVSKQIQQMVNFIRQEAEEKANEISVSAEEEFNIEKLQLVEAEKKKIRQEYERKQKQVEVRKKIEYSMQLNASRIKVLQAQDEVVGSMKEAAAKELLNVNHHHHVYRNLLKELIVQSLLRLKEPSVLLRCRKEDVHSVEHVLDSAAQEYADKANVHPPEIIVDREVYLPPAPSHHNDHEPYCSGGVVLASRDGKIVCENTLDARLDVVFRKKLPEIRKLLFGQVAA; via the exons ATGAACGACGCAGATGTCTCCAAGCAGATCCAGCAGATGGTTAACTTCATCCGCCAGGAAGCGGAGGAGAAAGCCAACGAGATCTCCGTCTCCGCTGAAGAA GAATTCAACATCGAGAAGCTTCAGTTGGTtgaagcagagaagaagaagatcagGCAGGAGTACGAGCGTAAACAGAAGCAAGTCGAAGTTCGCAAGAAGAT TGAGTACTCGATGCAGTTGAATGCTTCTCGCATAAAAGTTCTTCAAGCTCAAGATGAGGTGGTTGGTTCCATGAAAGAAGCTGCGGCCAAGGAGCTTTTGAATGTGAACCATCATCACCATGTGTACAGAAACCTTCTGAAAGAACTCATTGTTCAG AGTTTGCTAAGGCTGAAAGAACCTTCTGTCTTACTGAGATGTCGGAAAGAAGATGTACACTCGGTAGAGCATGTATTGGACTCAGCTGCACAGGAGTATGCTGACAAAGCAAATGTTCATCCCCCAGAGATCATTGTTGACCGCGAGGTGTATCTTCCACCTGCACCCAGCCATCACAACGATCATGAACCTTACTG CTCTGGTGGGGTTGTATTGGCTTCCCGAGATGGAAAGATTGTGTGTGAAAATACACTTGATGCACGACTGGATGTGGTGTTCCGTAAAAAGCTTCCTGAG ATCCGAAAGCTGCTCTTTGGACAAGTTGCTGCTTGA